A region of Nocardioides alkalitolerans DNA encodes the following proteins:
- a CDS encoding FAD binding domain-containing protein — protein sequence MKTPKFTYHAPRTVAEALDVLAEHSTDAKVLAGGQSLVPVMAMRLASPAHLVDINRLTDELSALEVDDAGVRIGALVRHARLERDEAAAAAVPLVGQALRHVAHPTIRNRGTTVGSLAHADPSAEMPTVLALLGGHVVARSVRGERTIDAADFFVGPMESCLAYDELAVAAYFPAPEGRFGTAFDEICRRHGDYAMCGAGVVAVLDEAEQYVSLQLSLVSVHDVPEVLDLTEVVRGTAYDEVDHAALGDWVRDRIDPPGDLHASADFRRHLASVLTKRLTREAAARAITTTEGARA from the coding sequence ATGAAGACCCCGAAGTTCACCTACCACGCACCCCGCACCGTGGCCGAGGCTCTCGACGTGCTCGCGGAGCACAGCACGGACGCGAAGGTGCTGGCAGGAGGTCAGAGCCTGGTGCCGGTCATGGCCATGCGCCTGGCCTCGCCGGCCCACCTCGTCGACATCAACCGACTGACCGACGAGCTGTCGGCGCTGGAGGTGGACGACGCCGGGGTCCGCATCGGCGCCCTCGTGCGCCACGCTCGTCTCGAGCGCGACGAGGCCGCCGCGGCGGCCGTGCCGCTCGTCGGCCAGGCGCTGCGCCACGTCGCCCACCCGACGATCCGCAACCGCGGCACGACCGTGGGCAGCCTCGCCCACGCCGACCCCTCCGCCGAGATGCCGACCGTGCTCGCCCTCCTCGGCGGGCACGTCGTCGCGCGCTCCGTCCGCGGCGAGCGCACCATCGACGCCGCCGACTTCTTCGTGGGCCCCATGGAGTCGTGCCTCGCCTACGACGAGCTGGCGGTGGCGGCGTACTTCCCCGCCCCGGAGGGCCGCTTCGGCACCGCCTTCGACGAGATCTGCCGTCGCCACGGCGACTACGCCATGTGCGGCGCCGGCGTCGTGGCGGTGCTCGACGAGGCGGAGCAGTACGTCTCGCTGCAGCTCTCCCTCGTCTCCGTCCACGACGTCCCCGAGGTGCTCGACCTGACCGAGGTGGTGCGCGGCACCGCGTACGACGAGGTGGACCACGCCGCTCTCGGCGACTGGGTGCGCGACCGGATCGACCCGCCGGGCGACCTCCACGCGAGCGCCGACTTCCGCCGCCACCTCGCGTCGGTGCTGACGAAGCGCCTGACCCGCGAGGCCGCGGCGCGCGCGATCACGACGACCGAAGGAGCACGGGCATGA
- a CDS encoding FdrA family protein, producing MSATGTDVHHVEVRRGRYVDSVSLMQVSATVAATPGVHKAQVAMATELNLDVLTGMGFEIPADAGPNDMIVAVSAEGDEAVAAALAVMEDAVASIGRGGGSGDTFGGEPAPRTTRWAVERSGAPLAVVSVPGEHAFAEAMGALDAGSSVLVFSDNVPLEHEVLLKRTAADRGLLVMGPDCGTAIVGGVGLGFANVVRRGPVGVAAASGTGAQQFTSLLHTAGVGVSHCLGLGGRDLSEAVGGLSARAALAALDADPATEVIVVVSKPPHPAVAADLQEYAATLATPVHLVLLGAGQPTITAGVEKVLAELGVDRPDWPTWGVPDEAPRVSGALRGLFAGGTLCDESMLIAAETLGDIRSNIPLRPELALPAGLEHDGHLMIDFGDDTLTQGRPHPMIDPGLRLARLEKEAADPATGVVLLDVVLGHGAHADPAGDLAPAVTAARRTAADAGRELAVVISLCGTDADPQGLEAQAAALAAAGASVFSSNAAATRYAVALVSGGQR from the coding sequence ATGAGCGCCACTGGTACCGACGTCCACCACGTCGAGGTCCGACGGGGGCGGTACGTCGACTCCGTCTCCCTGATGCAGGTCTCCGCGACCGTGGCGGCGACGCCCGGCGTCCACAAGGCCCAGGTCGCGATGGCGACCGAGCTCAACCTGGACGTGCTGACCGGCATGGGGTTCGAGATCCCGGCCGACGCCGGCCCGAACGACATGATCGTCGCCGTCTCCGCGGAGGGCGACGAGGCCGTCGCCGCCGCACTGGCCGTCATGGAGGACGCCGTCGCGTCCATCGGTCGCGGCGGGGGCTCCGGTGACACGTTCGGCGGCGAGCCCGCCCCGCGCACCACCCGCTGGGCGGTCGAGCGCAGCGGCGCTCCCCTCGCGGTCGTCTCCGTGCCGGGCGAGCACGCGTTCGCCGAGGCCATGGGCGCCCTCGACGCGGGCAGCTCCGTGCTCGTCTTCAGCGACAACGTGCCGCTCGAGCACGAGGTGCTCCTCAAGCGCACGGCCGCCGACCGCGGCCTGCTCGTCATGGGCCCCGACTGCGGCACGGCCATCGTCGGCGGCGTCGGCCTCGGCTTCGCCAACGTCGTGCGCCGCGGCCCGGTCGGCGTCGCCGCCGCCTCCGGCACCGGCGCCCAGCAGTTCACCAGCCTCCTGCACACCGCGGGCGTCGGCGTCTCCCACTGCCTCGGCCTGGGCGGGCGCGACCTGTCCGAGGCCGTCGGCGGCCTCTCGGCCCGCGCGGCGCTCGCCGCCCTCGACGCGGACCCCGCCACCGAGGTCATCGTCGTCGTCTCGAAGCCCCCGCACCCGGCCGTCGCGGCCGACCTGCAGGAGTACGCCGCCACGCTCGCCACCCCCGTCCACCTCGTGCTGCTCGGGGCCGGCCAGCCGACCATCACGGCCGGCGTCGAGAAGGTGCTCGCCGAGCTCGGCGTGGACCGCCCGGACTGGCCCACGTGGGGCGTGCCCGACGAGGCACCCCGGGTCAGCGGGGCCCTGCGCGGCCTCTTCGCGGGCGGCACCCTCTGCGACGAGTCCATGCTCATCGCGGCCGAGACCCTCGGCGACATCCGCTCCAACATCCCGCTGCGGCCCGAGCTGGCCCTGCCGGCCGGTCTCGAGCACGACGGCCACCTGATGATCGACTTCGGCGACGACACCCTCACCCAGGGTCGTCCCCACCCGATGATCGACCCGGGCCTGCGCCTCGCGCGGCTCGAGAAGGAGGCGGCCGACCCGGCCACCGGCGTCGTGCTCCTCGACGTGGTGCTCGGCCACGGGGCGCACGCCGACCCGGCGGGCGACCTCGCCCCGGCGGTCACCGCTGCGCGCCGTACCGCCGCCGACGCGGGCCGCGAGCTCGCCGTCGTCATCTCCCTGTGCGGCACCGACGCCGACCCGCAGGGTCTCGAGGCCCAGGCCGCCGCGCTCGCGGCGGCCGGCGCCTCCGTCTTCTCGTCCAACGCCGCGGCGACCCGCTACGCGGTCGCCCTCGTCTCCGGAGGCCAGCGATGA
- a CDS encoding DUF2877 domain-containing protein, translating into MTSPADADLALSGRVAAPARELRVALAARAAAYLVDAGSGQPVCALVEHDAVVVPDAVRLPPGLAWEQVLAARTTHPILLGDDVLRCDDVVVPVRAATDSRLRIAGVDAADPAAAARRLTAARDRVAARTAATDSPWPAVTHAWTGGHATPAALATDAPGLVGRGPGLTPTGDDLCSGVLLVHRVLGTPGTDAAAAVVLDLARTRTTTASRLLLAAAAEGRATPAARRVLTTLLAPAPGGPEVTGALGVLDRHVAALLALGHTSGADLADGIRDGLLAASGSRSLLSPVPSTERNCA; encoded by the coding sequence GTGACCTCCCCCGCCGACGCCGACCTCGCGCTGAGCGGCCGCGTGGCCGCCCCGGCCCGCGAGCTGCGGGTCGCGCTGGCGGCCCGCGCCGCGGCGTACCTCGTCGACGCCGGCAGCGGTCAGCCCGTCTGTGCGCTCGTCGAGCACGACGCCGTCGTCGTGCCCGACGCGGTGCGGCTCCCGCCCGGGCTGGCCTGGGAACAGGTGCTCGCGGCCCGCACCACCCACCCGATCCTCCTCGGCGACGACGTCCTGCGCTGCGACGACGTGGTCGTCCCCGTGCGCGCCGCCACGGACAGCCGCCTGCGGATCGCCGGGGTCGACGCCGCCGACCCCGCCGCCGCGGCCCGACGCCTGACCGCGGCACGGGACCGCGTCGCGGCGCGGACCGCGGCCACCGACTCCCCCTGGCCCGCCGTGACCCACGCCTGGACCGGCGGCCACGCCACCCCGGCCGCCCTGGCCACCGACGCCCCCGGGCTGGTCGGCCGCGGCCCCGGCCTCACGCCGACCGGCGACGACCTCTGCTCCGGCGTGCTGCTCGTGCACCGGGTGCTCGGGACGCCCGGCACCGACGCCGCGGCCGCCGTCGTGCTCGACCTGGCCCGCACCCGCACCACCACGGCCTCCCGCCTGCTCCTCGCCGCCGCCGCCGAGGGGCGCGCGACCCCCGCCGCACGGCGCGTGCTCACCACCCTGCTCGCCCCCGCTCCCGGGGGCCCCGAGGTCACTGGCGCCCTCGGGGTCCTCGACCGCCACGTCGCCGCCCTGCTGGCCCTCGGCCACACGTCGGGCGCCGACCTCGCCGACGGGATCCGCGACGGCCTGCTCGCCGCCTCCGGCTCCCGCTCCCTGCTCTCCCCCGTGCCGTCCACCGAGAGGAACTGCGCATGA
- a CDS encoding carbon monoxide dehydrogenase subunit G: protein MKVTGEATLTSSIDALWAAFNDPAVLVATIPGCQQLETVTEDSYRMTISAGVAAIRGTYEGEVHLKDKREPHYLKMVASGAGGPGTIQVEVDVDMEAQGEGTLIRFVADAVVGGMIGGVSQRMLASVGKRLAAEFFKAIDDHLQNGPAPVGPTASAISPTDQTAAETREGGAGNAAASASTGAEGQRSFSRPGAAASAPSAGGSPDAFLKGTLTGAGLVLVGVVVGALLGRRSR, encoded by the coding sequence GTGAAGGTCACCGGCGAAGCAACGCTGACCAGCAGCATCGACGCCCTCTGGGCGGCGTTCAACGACCCGGCCGTCCTCGTCGCCACGATCCCGGGCTGCCAGCAGCTCGAGACGGTCACCGAGGACTCCTACCGGATGACGATCAGCGCCGGCGTCGCCGCGATCCGCGGCACCTACGAGGGCGAGGTGCACCTCAAGGACAAGCGGGAGCCGCACTACCTGAAGATGGTCGCCTCCGGCGCCGGGGGCCCCGGCACCATCCAGGTCGAGGTCGACGTCGACATGGAGGCGCAGGGCGAGGGCACCCTCATCCGCTTCGTCGCCGACGCCGTCGTCGGCGGCATGATCGGCGGCGTCAGCCAGCGGATGCTCGCCAGCGTCGGCAAGCGCCTCGCGGCCGAGTTCTTCAAGGCGATCGACGACCACCTCCAGAACGGCCCGGCGCCCGTCGGCCCGACGGCCTCCGCGATCAGCCCCACCGACCAGACCGCGGCCGAGACGCGCGAGGGCGGGGCGGGCAACGCCGCGGCCTCGGCCTCGACCGGGGCCGAGGGCCAGCGCAGCTTCTCGCGGCCGGGTGCGGCCGCGTCCGCGCCCTCCGCGGGCGGTTCGCCGGACGCCTTCCTCAAGGGCACCCTCACCGGCGCCGGCCTCGTGCTCGTCGGGGTCGTCGTCGGCGCCCTGCTCGGACGGCGGTCCCGCTGA
- a CDS encoding PucR family transcriptional regulator ligand-binding domain-containing protein, whose product MIFDRPVQESWGYGISVAQMLELPELAGTTCVAGAAGLRRRIERLNVMEVPDIGPWMREQELLLTTGYPLREDPEQLVDLVVELDERGAAGLGIKLGRYIDALPASVLEEAERRSFPVLTLPDLGFDDVLSVVLSEVLNRQSVLLARSEHLHHELLQRITAGEGLAEVADHVSRLVGARVLVTTADGRVLVETDRTEPGRAAHGPEDISEDDGLERDPTGRVRVETLAYGFSDGPPQRIVVPVVAGRQDHGRLVATATRRSLEPADEHALRRAATVMALSITKQRELAAVESKYEGDFLRDVLAGRAGDPDEVVAHAAMLGWRFERPAVVLVAQHDDPPPPFRPAAGAAPPQDRFFAAWRSVVRSADPGAAVVGLGGEVVVVLGVDPDRGGSVRDLVRPFVTRVAGDGGGGRRTFCTGLSRVFTDVGDLPAAYEQARSAVRVGRWLQGPGAVVEFDSLGIHRLLSLVSDPGELAGFVADTLGELASDDAESDDLRTTLQALLDHNLNVAETARHLLFHYNTLRYRITKLERMIGPFTTDAHLRLNIAVALQALSLRSVSEVLPQRVPVARSAQRGSGDAGRSR is encoded by the coding sequence ATGATCTTCGACCGCCCGGTGCAGGAGTCCTGGGGCTACGGGATCTCCGTCGCCCAGATGCTCGAGCTGCCCGAGCTGGCGGGCACCACCTGCGTCGCCGGGGCGGCCGGGCTGCGCCGCCGCATCGAGCGCCTCAACGTCATGGAGGTGCCCGACATCGGGCCCTGGATGCGGGAGCAGGAGCTGCTGCTGACCACGGGCTACCCGCTGCGGGAGGACCCCGAGCAGCTCGTCGACCTCGTCGTCGAGCTCGACGAGCGCGGCGCCGCGGGGCTCGGGATCAAGCTCGGGCGCTACATCGACGCCCTCCCCGCGAGCGTGCTGGAGGAGGCCGAGCGGCGCTCGTTCCCCGTGCTCACGCTGCCCGACCTCGGCTTCGACGACGTGCTCTCCGTCGTGCTGTCCGAGGTGCTCAACCGCCAGAGCGTGCTGCTGGCCCGCTCCGAGCACCTCCACCACGAGCTCCTCCAGCGGATCACCGCGGGGGAGGGTCTCGCCGAGGTCGCCGACCACGTGTCGCGGCTCGTCGGGGCGCGCGTGCTGGTGACGACCGCCGACGGCCGGGTGCTGGTCGAGACCGACCGCACCGAGCCCGGCCGCGCCGCGCACGGGCCCGAGGACATCAGCGAGGACGACGGGCTCGAGCGCGACCCCACCGGGCGCGTGCGGGTGGAGACGCTGGCCTACGGGTTCAGCGACGGCCCCCCGCAGCGCATCGTCGTGCCCGTGGTCGCCGGACGCCAGGACCACGGCCGCCTCGTCGCCACGGCCACGCGGCGCAGCCTCGAGCCGGCCGACGAGCACGCGCTGCGCCGCGCCGCCACGGTCATGGCGCTGAGCATCACCAAGCAGCGCGAGCTGGCGGCCGTCGAGAGCAAGTACGAGGGCGACTTCCTGCGCGACGTGCTGGCCGGCCGCGCCGGCGACCCCGACGAGGTCGTCGCCCACGCCGCGATGCTCGGCTGGCGCTTCGAGCGGCCCGCGGTCGTGCTCGTCGCGCAGCACGACGACCCGCCGCCGCCCTTCCGGCCGGCGGCTGGCGCCGCGCCCCCGCAGGACCGGTTCTTCGCCGCCTGGCGTTCCGTCGTCCGCTCCGCCGATCCCGGCGCGGCCGTCGTCGGCCTCGGCGGGGAGGTCGTGGTGGTGCTCGGGGTCGACCCCGACCGCGGCGGCAGCGTGCGCGACCTCGTGCGGCCCTTCGTCACGCGCGTCGCCGGCGACGGGGGCGGCGGCCGACGCACCTTCTGCACCGGTCTCTCGCGCGTCTTCACCGACGTGGGGGACCTGCCCGCGGCGTACGAGCAGGCGCGGAGCGCCGTCCGGGTCGGACGGTGGCTGCAGGGGCCGGGCGCGGTCGTCGAGTTCGACTCCCTCGGCATCCACCGCCTGCTCAGCCTCGTCTCCGACCCCGGGGAGCTGGCCGGCTTCGTCGCGGACACCCTCGGCGAGCTCGCCTCGGACGACGCCGAGAGCGACGACCTGCGCACGACGCTGCAGGCCCTGCTCGACCACAACCTCAACGTCGCGGAGACCGCGCGGCACCTGCTCTTCCACTACAACACCCTGCGCTACCGGATCACCAAGCTGGAGCGGATGATCGGGCCGTTCACCACCGACGCGCACCTGCGGCTCAACATCGCCGTCGCGTTGCAGGCGCTCTCGTTGCGGTCGGTGAGCGAGGTGTTGCCGCAACGTGTCCCCGTGGCCAGAAGTGCACAACGCGGCAGCGGTGACGCTGGCAGAAGTCGATGA
- a CDS encoding (2Fe-2S)-binding protein, producing the protein MTSTDHTDVGEQHLEVRLRVNGMPRRVELPVRRTLCDALRQDLGLTGTHVGCEHGVCGACTVLLDGEPVRSCLMLAVSAEDHDVTTVEGLTEPDGRLSPTQQAFVDCHGLQCGFCTPGFLTTVSAFIEENPDPTPEEAREAVGGNLCRCTGYQNIVASVLRAAEIQKERAGSTEGSDA; encoded by the coding sequence ATGACGAGCACGGACCACACGGACGTCGGCGAGCAGCACCTCGAGGTGCGGCTCCGCGTCAACGGGATGCCCCGCCGCGTCGAGCTGCCGGTGCGCCGCACCCTCTGCGACGCCCTGCGCCAGGACCTCGGCCTGACCGGCACCCACGTCGGCTGCGAGCACGGCGTCTGCGGCGCCTGCACCGTGCTGCTCGACGGCGAGCCCGTGCGCAGCTGCCTCATGCTCGCGGTGAGCGCCGAGGACCACGACGTCACCACCGTCGAGGGCCTCACGGAGCCGGACGGTCGGCTGAGCCCCACGCAGCAGGCGTTCGTCGACTGCCACGGCCTGCAGTGCGGCTTCTGCACGCCCGGCTTCCTCACGACCGTCTCCGCGTTCATCGAGGAGAACCCCGACCCGACGCCCGAGGAGGCCCGCGAGGCCGTCGGCGGCAACCTGTGCCGCTGCACCGGGTACCAGAACATCGTCGCCTCCGTGCTCCGCGCCGCGGAGATCCAGAAGGAGCGCGCCGGGTCCACCGAGGGGAGCGACGCGTGA
- a CDS encoding solute carrier family 23 protein, with translation MALKWTLYGDGGTPPPGGVVAPDERLSWPRTIGLGAQHVVAMFGATFVFPIIMGLNPQLAVLMSGIATILFLLIVNDKIPSYLGTSAAFVAAAGAIRAQGGESSDVTGAILVAGVILFGIGVLVHFVGGRMIDKVLPPAVTGAVVMLIGFNLAPVVADIYWPADQWTALATMVFVIVVSVVVRGFISRVAVLMGLIFGTAFSWFLDTVSGPLTAADGSEADRINFSAVGAANWIGLPESITQPDGTVLSGAHLPTFSATFILLIIPGVIALVAENAGHVKAVEEMTKRNLNPYMGRAFMGDGAGTALAGLVGGSPTTTYAENIGVMAATRVYSTAAYYVAAVVAILFGFSPKFGAVVAAVPSGVLGGITVVLYGMIGLLGAKIWVDNKVSFGSPLNLVPLAAGLVIGIGDVALTFTDSFSITGIALGTIVTIVAYHAVKPFAPADWLGDHAGDDRAGTPGPTGGPADGPVAR, from the coding sequence ATGGCTTTGAAGTGGACGCTCTACGGAGACGGTGGCACGCCGCCCCCGGGCGGGGTCGTCGCGCCGGACGAGCGCCTGTCGTGGCCGCGGACCATCGGTCTCGGTGCGCAGCACGTGGTCGCGATGTTCGGCGCCACATTCGTGTTCCCGATCATCATGGGCCTCAACCCGCAGCTCGCCGTGCTCATGTCCGGCATCGCGACGATCCTGTTCCTGCTGATCGTCAACGACAAGATCCCGTCCTACCTGGGCACCAGCGCCGCGTTCGTCGCGGCGGCGGGCGCGATCCGCGCGCAGGGCGGCGAGAGCTCCGACGTCACCGGCGCGATCCTCGTGGCCGGCGTGATCCTGTTCGGCATCGGCGTGCTCGTGCACTTCGTCGGCGGCCGCATGATCGACAAGGTCCTGCCGCCCGCCGTCACCGGCGCGGTCGTCATGCTCATCGGCTTCAACCTGGCGCCGGTCGTCGCCGACATCTACTGGCCCGCCGACCAGTGGACCGCGCTGGCCACGATGGTCTTCGTCATCGTCGTCTCCGTCGTGGTGCGCGGCTTCATCTCGCGCGTCGCCGTGCTCATGGGCCTCATCTTCGGCACCGCGTTCTCGTGGTTCCTCGACACGGTGTCCGGCCCGCTGACGGCGGCCGACGGCTCCGAGGCCGATCGCATCAACTTCTCCGCCGTGGGCGCCGCGAACTGGATCGGCCTGCCGGAGAGCATCACGCAGCCCGACGGCACCGTGCTCTCGGGCGCGCACCTGCCGACCTTCAGCGCCACGTTCATCCTGCTCATCATCCCGGGCGTCATCGCGCTCGTCGCCGAGAACGCCGGCCACGTGAAGGCCGTCGAGGAGATGACCAAGCGCAACCTCAACCCCTACATGGGCCGCGCGTTCATGGGCGACGGTGCGGGCACCGCGCTCGCCGGCCTCGTCGGCGGCTCGCCGACCACGACGTACGCCGAGAACATCGGCGTCATGGCGGCCACCCGCGTCTACTCGACGGCGGCCTACTACGTCGCCGCGGTCGTCGCGATCCTCTTCGGCTTCTCGCCGAAGTTCGGCGCGGTCGTCGCGGCCGTCCCCAGCGGCGTGCTCGGCGGCATCACCGTGGTGCTCTACGGCATGATCGGCCTGCTGGGCGCGAAGATCTGGGTGGACAACAAGGTCTCGTTCGGCAGCCCGCTCAACCTGGTGCCGCTGGCCGCCGGTCTCGTCATCGGCATCGGCGACGTGGCGCTCACGTTCACCGACTCGTTCTCGATCACCGGCATCGCTCTCGGCACGATCGTGACCATCGTGGCCTACCACGCCGTCAAGCCGTTCGCGCCCGCGGACTGGCTCGGCGACCACGCGGGCGACGACCGGGCCGGCACCCCCGGCCCCACCGGCGGCCCGGCGGACGGACCCGTCGCCCGCTGA
- the cutA gene encoding aerobic carbon-monoxide dehydrogenase large subunit has protein sequence MSTRSFGEPVKRVEDPRLVTGKGRYVDDIGDDRTLHAAFVRTPHARARIRDIDPYEAYELEGVVAVYTWDDLSGPAAEPLPLLIPHPDLTHPRTGYALAKDAVNHVGEAVAMVIARDRYVAEDAAALVKVDYEVLKPVVGLRKAAAAEELVYDDIPGNAAAVSTQAYGDAASAVAEAPHRLTFEWDIERSACMPMEGKGVHARWDAHEEKLTLWTATQTSTGVRGAVSAKLGLELTQVDVVTPDVGGGFGVKIVHPWPEEIMVPWAAIRLGRDVKWTEDRREHFVSSAHERAQLLTVQVGFDDDGRVLGLEVDILHDHGAYIPYGLIVPINASTQLLGPYRPGAYRVTFTSLYTNTVLVTPYRGAGRPQGVYAMERTMDRIAQYLGKDRLDVRAANFIQPEDFPVDFGLMFQDGRPLRYDSGNYPALADKLRTLVGWDEFEKIRADARAEGRKVGIGLGFYVEGTGPGPYEGGHVQVLTSGKVKVATGITSQGQGHQTAFAQIVATELGVPFEDVIVTTGDTRRFGYSVGTFASRGAVMSGSAIALAARKVKERTLRLAADALEADPGDLEIVEGMVQVKGDPSTAVGIGTVAVLSNPLRYAFDEASKAATQFSGGPVDYAKPPVAPGEKPGLDETDYYSPPYSTFAAGAHAVIVETDPETAEISILKYAVVHDCGKMINPRIVEGQIHGGVAQGVGGALYEIMAYDEAGQLANASFMDFLMPYASEVPTSIDIDHLETPSPLNPLGIKGAGEAGVIPTSAAIAAAIEDAEGIPIVRMPISPSELFDLRRAAAYPEPLVNTMPGTESVRWVDPASVLPEHSSAATPAASTESEARA, from the coding sequence GTGAGCACCCGCAGCTTCGGCGAGCCCGTCAAGCGCGTCGAGGACCCGCGCCTGGTGACCGGCAAGGGCCGCTACGTCGACGACATCGGCGACGACCGCACCCTCCACGCCGCGTTCGTGCGCACGCCCCACGCCCGCGCCCGGATCCGCGACATCGACCCCTACGAGGCCTACGAGCTCGAGGGCGTCGTCGCCGTCTACACGTGGGACGACCTCTCCGGCCCGGCCGCGGAGCCCCTGCCGCTGCTCATCCCGCACCCCGACCTCACCCACCCGCGCACCGGCTACGCCCTGGCGAAGGACGCGGTGAACCACGTCGGCGAGGCCGTCGCGATGGTCATCGCCCGCGACCGGTACGTCGCGGAGGACGCCGCGGCGCTCGTGAAGGTCGACTACGAGGTGCTCAAGCCCGTCGTCGGTCTCCGCAAGGCGGCCGCGGCCGAGGAGCTCGTCTACGACGACATCCCCGGCAACGCCGCCGCGGTCTCGACCCAGGCGTACGGCGACGCCGCCAGCGCGGTGGCCGAGGCCCCGCACCGCCTGACCTTCGAGTGGGACATCGAGCGCAGCGCCTGCATGCCCATGGAGGGCAAGGGCGTCCACGCCCGCTGGGACGCCCACGAGGAGAAGCTGACGCTCTGGACGGCGACGCAGACGTCGACCGGCGTGCGCGGCGCGGTCTCGGCGAAGCTCGGCCTCGAGCTGACCCAGGTCGACGTCGTGACCCCCGACGTCGGCGGCGGCTTCGGCGTGAAGATCGTGCACCCGTGGCCCGAGGAGATCATGGTCCCGTGGGCCGCGATCCGGCTCGGCCGCGACGTGAAGTGGACCGAGGACCGGCGCGAGCACTTCGTCTCCAGCGCCCACGAGCGCGCCCAGCTGCTCACCGTGCAGGTCGGCTTCGACGACGACGGTCGCGTCCTCGGGCTAGAGGTCGACATCCTCCACGACCACGGCGCCTACATCCCCTACGGCCTCATCGTGCCGATCAACGCCTCCACGCAGCTGCTCGGCCCCTACCGGCCGGGCGCCTACCGGGTGACGTTCACGAGCCTCTACACCAACACGGTGCTCGTGACGCCGTACCGCGGCGCCGGCCGGCCCCAGGGCGTCTACGCCATGGAGCGCACGATGGACCGCATCGCGCAGTACCTGGGCAAGGACCGCCTCGACGTGCGCGCCGCCAACTTCATCCAGCCCGAGGACTTCCCGGTCGACTTCGGCCTGATGTTCCAGGACGGGCGGCCGCTGCGCTACGACTCGGGCAACTACCCGGCGCTCGCCGACAAGCTGCGCACGCTGGTGGGCTGGGACGAGTTCGAGAAGATCCGCGCCGACGCCCGCGCCGAGGGCCGCAAGGTCGGCATCGGCCTGGGGTTCTACGTCGAGGGCACCGGCCCCGGCCCGTACGAGGGTGGCCACGTGCAGGTGCTGACCTCGGGCAAGGTCAAGGTCGCGACCGGCATCACGTCGCAGGGCCAGGGCCACCAGACCGCGTTCGCGCAGATCGTCGCGACCGAGCTCGGGGTGCCGTTCGAGGACGTCATCGTCACGACCGGTGACACGCGCCGCTTCGGCTACTCCGTCGGCACCTTCGCGTCCCGCGGTGCCGTCATGAGCGGCAGCGCGATCGCGCTCGCCGCCCGCAAGGTCAAGGAGCGCACGCTGCGGCTCGCCGCCGACGCGCTCGAGGCCGACCCGGGCGACCTCGAGATCGTCGAGGGCATGGTGCAGGTCAAGGGCGACCCCTCGACCGCCGTGGGCATCGGCACCGTCGCGGTGCTGTCCAACCCGCTGCGCTACGCGTTCGACGAGGCCAGCAAGGCCGCCACCCAGTTCAGCGGCGGCCCGGTCGACTACGCCAAGCCGCCGGTCGCGCCGGGGGAGAAGCCCGGCCTCGACGAGACGGACTACTACTCCCCGCCGTACTCGACCTTCGCGGCCGGCGCCCACGCCGTCATCGTGGAGACCGACCCGGAGACGGCGGAGATCTCGATCCTCAAGTACGCCGTCGTGCACGACTGCGGGAAGATGATCAACCCCCGCATCGTCGAGGGCCAGATCCACGGCGGCGTCGCCCAGGGCGTCGGCGGCGCGCTCTACGAGATCATGGCGTACGACGAGGCCGGCCAGCTGGCCAACGCGTCCTTCATGGACTTCCTCATGCCGTACGCCTCCGAGGTGCCCACCAGCATCGACATCGACCACCTGGAGACGCCCTCCCCGCTCAACCCGCTGGGGATCAAGGGCGCGGGCGAGGCCGGCGTGATCCCGACCTCCGCGGCCATCGCGGCGGCCATCGAGGACGCCGAGGGCATCCCGATCGTGCGGATGCCGATCTCGCCGTCCGAGCTGTTCGACCTGCGCCGCGCCGCGGCGTACCCCGAGCCGCTCGTCAACACCATGCCGGGGACGGAGAGCGTGCGCTGGGTCGACCCGGCGTCCGTCCTCCCCGAGCACTCCTCTGCGGCAACCCCCGCAGCATCCACCGAAAGTGAGGCCCGCGCGTGA